AAAAACAGGTGAACCTTTAATGAAGAGGACGGTTCTTATTGCAAATACATCAAATATGCCTGTTGCGGCACGTGAAGCATCTATATATACAGGTATTACTATAGCTGAATATTTTAGGGATATGGGATATAGTGTGGCATTAATGGCTGATTCTACTTCTAGATGGGCGGAAGCTTTAAGGGAAATGTCAGGAAGATTGGAAGAAATGCCAGGTGAAGAAGGTTATCCTGCATACCTTGCATCACGCCTTGCAGAATTCTATGAAAGAGCTGGTTATGTAAGATGCTTAGGAAGTCAGGAAAGAGAAGGGGCTGTCACGGCAGTTGGTGCAGTTTCACCACCTGGTGGAGACCTTTCAGAACCAGTTACACAGGCTACATTAAGAGTTGTTAAAGTTTTCTGGGCACTTGATGCGACATTAGCATTTGCAAGGCATTTTCCAGCTATAAATTGGCTTACAAGTTATTCACTTTATCTTGATAAAACAAATGAATGGGCAAATGAGCATATAGCATCAGATTGGAGAGACCTTAGGAGTACTGCTATAAGACTTTTGCAGGATGAAGCGAACCTTGAGGAAATCGTAAGATTGGTAGGTATTGATGCACTTTCAGTGTATGATAGATTAACTCTTGAGATAACAAAGTCTATTAGAGAGGATTTTCTTCATCAAAACGCATTTGATGAAATTGATACATATACATCTATAAAAAAGCAGTATCGAATGCTTAGAGCAATTATTTTATTATATGAGGAAGCCAAAAAAGCTATAGACAGTGGTGCATCATTTAGATCAGTTACAGAAGTAAAAGTTAGAGAAAAGATTTCAAGAATGAAGTATATAAGTGAAAATAACCTTAGTGAATTTGATAATATTGAAAATGAGATAAAAGAGCAGATGGCCTCTTTGATAAAGGAGGAAAACGTCAATGCTTAAAGAATATAGAACAATAAGAGAAGTCGCAGGTCCTCTAATGCTAGTTGATAATGTATCAGGTGTCAAATATAATGAACTTGTAGAAATAGAGTTAAAAAATGGAGAGATAAGGCGTGGACAAGTACTTGAAGTAAATGAAGATAAGGCACTAGTACAGCTTTTTGAAGGTTCAACAGGGATTAACATCAATGAAGGAAAAGTAAGATTTTTAGGAAGAAGTATTGAGCTAGGCGTCTCAATAGATATGCTTGGAAGAATATTTGATGGATTTGGTAGGCCAAAAGACAATGGACCACGTATTATTCCTGAAAAAAAACTTGACATAAATGGAGAACCTTTAAACCCTGTTGCAAGAGATTACCCATCGGAATTTATACAGACAGGTATATCTGCAATAGATGGCTTAAATACACTTGTAAGAGGACAAAAGCTTCCTATATTTTCTGCATCTGGTTTACCCCATAACGAACTTGCAGCACAGATTGCAAGGCAATCAAAAGTTCTTGGTGCGGAGAGCAAATTTGCAGTTGTTTTTGGTGCAATGGGAATAACATTTGAAGAAGCGAATTTCTTTATCAATGATTTTAGGAGAACGGGGGCCATTGATAGGTCTGTATTGTTTATAAATCTTGCCAATGACCCAGCGATTGAACGTATAGCAACACCTCGTATGGCTCTTACAGCTGCAGAATATCTTGCATTTGAAAAAGATATGCATGTCCTTGTAATATTAACAGATATGACCAATTATTGCGAGGCATTAAGGGAGATATCAGCAGCCAGGAGGGAAGTGCCTGGTAGAAGAGGATACCCTGGATACATGTATACGGACCTTTCTACAATATATGAAAGAGCGGGTAGAGTAAAGGACAAGAATGGTTCAATAACCCAGATACCTATTCTTACTATGCCGGAAGATGATAAAACACATCCTATTCCAGACTTAACAGGGTATATTACAGAAGGTCAAATTATCTTAAATAGAGAGATCATGAGACGTGGAATAAATCCACCTATTGATGTATTACAATCACTATCGAGGTTAAAGGATAAAGGTATAGGAAAGGGCAAGACAAGAGAAGACCATGCAGATACAATGAATCAACTTTTTGCAGCATATGCTCATGGCAAAGAATCAAAGGAATTAGCAGTTGTATTGGGTGAAGCTGCTTTAAGTGATACAGACAAGCTCTATGCATCCTTTTCAGATGAATTTGAAAAAAGATATATAAAACAAGGGTCAGATGAAAATAGGACAATTGAAGAAACACTAAATCTTGGATGGCAGCTTTTGACGCTTTTGCCAAAGAGCGAATTAAAAAGGGTTAGAGATGAGTATATAGAAAAGTACTTACCTAAGAAAAATGAAACTGCTAAGGGGGATAAATAGCCATGAGACTGGCAGTTAATCCTAATCGTATGGAACTTACAAAGCTAAGAAGACGGCTAAACGTTGCTGAAAGAGGTCATAAACTTTTAAAAGATAAGCAAGATGGCCTTATTCAAAAATATGTTGACCTTGTAAAGCAGAACAAAAAGATGAGAGAGGATATTGAAAAAGACCTTGTGTATGCTCTAAAAAATTTCCTTATGGCAAGAGCGGTTATGTCTTCTGAGGCTTTAGAAGAAAGTATTATGTTTCCTAAGATGGAAGTAGATATAGATATAAAGTATAAAAGCATCATGAGTGTTGTTATTCCTAAGATAGAGATATCAAAGCAAAAAGTCTCAGAAGGTGGTGAAATACCATACAGTTTTATTTCAACATCAGCGGAGCTTGATAGTGCAATATCTATTTTAAATAACCTTCTTCCAAGACTTTTGGAATTAGCAGAAGTTGAAAAGACCGTGAAACTTCTATCAATTGAGATAGAAAAGACAAGACGACGTGTTAATGCACTTGAATATATTATGATACCACAGCTTGAGGAAACAATAAAATTTATAAGCATGAAACTTGACGAAAATGAAAGAGGAAATATAACGAGACTTATGAAAGTAAAAGAGATGGCAAATCAGAATACAATATGATGTGTGTATTGGCCATAATAAATATCAATGGAATAGTGAAAATAGAAAAGAAAATGTGTATTAGGAAGGGATGTATACCAACAATGAAGAAGATGGTCCATCTTAAATTAACAGGTTATGTACAAGGAGTAGGTTTAAGATACTCTGTCTATCGAATGGCATGTAATCTTAATATAACAGGTTATGCAAAAAATTTATATGACGGCAGTGTTGAGATAGTTGCCGAAGGCGATGAAGAAAACATAAAGGAATTGATATATTACATAAAAAATGGTTTGAGATGGGCTCAAGTCGATAATGTAGAAGAAAAATGGGAAGACTATAAAGGCGAATATAGTAATTTTGATATAAGGTAAAAAATAATAATTTCACATTTTTACGTATATTTAATATCCCCTTAATTATTTATTAACAATTTGATGATATATTATTGTTAACAAAAAGAAAGGGGATTATTTTATATTGAAACAAAAAGAAACGTTTAATGACGAATTGAACCCACGTGTATATAGATTCGAAGGAATTTTAACATCTACAGATAGAAAAAAATATTACGAATATTCTTTTGAAGTATATGAGGATGTTAACAGAATAACAATTGAATTAAGATATAATGAAGAAACTGGAAATATTATAACGACAACAGTATTTGACCCATGTGGCTTTAGGGGGAGGGGTGCAAAAAGATCGAAGAGAAATGCTATTCTTATGGATATATCAAATAATCCAACGCCAGGAGTTGTTCCTGGGGCAATAGTACCTGGTAAATGGATTCTTGAGGTCGAACCTGCTGATATATATGGTTTCTGCCTTTATGAGATAGTGATAAAGCTATTTAGAGGCAGTGGTGAAGAAATTTATACAAAAATTAAAAGTAGAGAAACTATAATAAATCCTAATGCAGGCTGGTATAAAGGTGAACTTCATTTACATTCAATTGAAAGTGATGGAATTGAATCTGTTTCTTCATTGATAAGTATGGCTGAAGAAGAAAAGCTTGATTATATAGCTATTACAGACCACAATACAGTAAGTCAGTGGAGCAAATTTGTAACGTCCGATACACTTGCTATTTTAAAAGGAATTGAATTATCAACATATAACGGTCATGCTAATGTATATGGCGTAAAGAATTGGATAGACTGGAGAGTTGGATATAATGGCCTTAATGTAGATACAATTATTGATTTGGTACACCAAGATGGTGGAATTATTTCTATAAATCATCCGTGTGCACCTAGCTTAGATGGACATTTATGTTGGAGCCACGATACAGATTACAGCAAAGTTGATGCGATAGAAATATGGAATGCACCATGGCTTTCTTTAAATGGTGACGGTAACAAAAAGGCAAGAAAACTATGGGATAAATTATTAAATAAAGGTTATAAAATTGCCGGTATTGGTGGAAGTGACCTCCATCAAATTGATGGCATATTGAAAAAGCTTGGAAAAATGTTGACATATATATATTGCGATAACCTATCAAATAAATCTATTATAGATGGTATAAAAAAATGCAAAGCTTTTGTGACGATGGGCCCATATATTGATTTTACAATCGAAAATGAAACTGAAAAAGTATCTATTGGCGATTCTATCGGAAGTGGTATCGTGAAATTAAACATTGTTGCAAGAGATATTGTAAAGGGAAATGACATTGTTATTGTAAAAGATGGCGAGATTGAGAAGAAAATAAAAGCTGATAAAGGCTCAGTGACATATGAATATACTGGAAATTTACAGCAAGGTTCATGGTACCGAATTGAGATATATGATAATAACAGGAATGAAAATGACGAGCTTGTTGCAATTACAAATCCAATATGGGGAAGATAACTGCCTTGCCGGCATATTTTTTTGGCATATTTTCAAACGGTTACATATATGATATAATGTATATAGAAAATATTAAAAATATGCGAAGGTGTAAAATATGAAGGCAGATTTAGGACTTAATTTGAAACAAGTACAGAAATTAATAATGACACCGGAATTAAAGCAGGCTATCGAAATTCTTCAATTAAACTCATATGAGTTAAATGACCTTATTACTACAGAAACAGAAAATAATCCTTTGCTTGAAATAGTTGAAAATGATAAAGACAATATGTTTGAAACATATATGGATATATATAAATATAATACTTTAGAGAGTTCTGATTACAGCGGTGAAGATGAAGAAAAAGATGAAATAGGCTTTGACAATATTATAAGTGATAGAACGTCATTGATGGACCATTTGATGTTTCAATTGCATATAACACCAGTGCCAAAGAAAATAAGAGAAATATGCAAAACAATAATATATTATCTTGATAGTAATGGTTATCTTAATGAAAATTTGAAAAATATAAAGGAAACTTATAAGTATAATGATAGAGATATTCAAGAAGCCTTGTCAATAGTACAAACATTTGATCCGCCGGGTATTGCAGCAAGGAATTTAAATGAATGTCTTAAGCTTCAGCTTATATCGAAGAATTTATATAATGGAATATTAAAAGAAATTGTAGATAATTATCTAAGTGAGGTAGGCGATAACAGGTTAAGCTATGTTGCTAAAAAGCTTAATACTGATATTAGAGAAATACAAAAGGCTGTTGATGAAATAAAAAAATTAAATCCAAAACCTGGTGCAAATTTTTCCTCATATAATGATGTCAGATATGTATTACCTGATGCTTATATAAAGAAAATTAATGATGAATATATTGTTTTAATTAATGATTCATTATATCCTGGACTTAAAATAAATAAGACATATGAAAATATACTAAGACAAACTGATGATGATAATATCAAAAAATATCTAAGCTCAAAAATGCAATCAGCATTATGGCTCATAAAAAGCATTGAAAGTAGGCGTGATACCCTATACAAAGTATTAAAGGCAATAGTGAATGAACAAAGAGAGTTTTTTGAAAGAGGACAAAAATATATTAAGCCTATGAATTTGAAGCAGATTGCGGACATTGTGGGTGTTCATGAGTCTACTGTTAGCAGAGCAATAAACGGAAAATTTGTTGATACACCACTTGGAGTTTATGAAATTAAACATTTTTTCCAGAATGGAATAAAAAATAATGAAGGCGAAAAATATTCAGCCGAAATGTTAAAAGAATTAATAAAGCAATTTATAGATAATGAAGATTCAAAAAAACCATTGAGCGATCAAAAAATTGTCGAATTGATGTTGAAAAAGAATATTTCAATATCAAGAAGAACTGTTACAAAATATAGAGAAGAACTTAATATACCCTCTTCCGCAAAGAGAAAACGGTATTAATAATAAGGAGAGCAAAATATTTTAGAATGTTCTCCTTTATTATTGTATAAAGCTATTGAAAAAACAAAAATGATAATATAAAATAATAGATGGAAAGAGTATTTCCATGAAGCGGGACAAATCTAATACAACGGGTCGGTTAAAGTCCTGAAGAAGGGTTAAGATATATGAATGACATAATTTCGCTACAACAAAAAATAGTGCCTGAATTAATAGAACTATTACAAAAAAGGTATACTATAATGCGTAATATTTATTTCAGTCAACCGATAGGAAGAAGGGCACTATCATATCAGCTAAATCTTGGTGAAAGGGTTATAAGAACGGAGGTTTCATTTTTAAAAAGCCAAGGTTTAATTAACATAAACCCTCTTGGAATGACCGTAACCAAAGAAGGTGAAGACCTTATAGATGAGCTAAAAGAGTTTATACATGAACTCAAAGGTCTAAATAATATGGAAAAAACACTTGCGAAGTGTTTGAAGTTAAAAAAGGTTATTGTTATACCTGGTGATGTTGATAGCGACCCTCTAATAAGAAAAGATATGGGCAAATCAGCAGCTAATTATTTAAAAAGCATTATAAAGCATGACAGTATAATAGCATTAACTGGGGGGTCTACCGTTATGGAAGTAGCAAATGAAATGCCTCAAAGTTACACTACATCTGAAATTATGGTTGTCCCGGCAAGAGGCGGTTTAGGGCGTGATGTAGAAAAACAAGCAAATACTATTGCATCTGTCCTTGCCAAGAAATTAGGCGGTTCATATAAAATGTTACATGTTCCAGACAACATTGGAAAAGAAGCTATCAAAACTTTACTACATGAACCAGATATTAAAGATGTTGTTGATATACTTAAAAAAGCTGATGTAGTACTTTTTGGTATCGGACGAGCTGATGTTATGGCTGATAGAAGGAATTTGTCTCAGGCTATTAAAGATTATCTTAAAAAAGTTGGCGCAACATCAGAAGCATTAGGATATTATTTAAACAAAAATGGTGAAACGGTTTATGAAACACCTAGTATATTTCTAACAAAAGAGGATTTAAAAAGAATTAAAAATCTTATTGCTGTATCTGGTGGGAAGAGTAAAGCAGAGGCTATTTTGTCGACCTGTAATAGTGGTACAGTAGATGTTCTGATAACAGATGAAGGAGCAGCATTTGAAATGTTAAAAAGTTGTTAATACACCATTATGGTGTTTAATATAAAATTAAAATTTAAGGAGGAATTTTTTATGACAGTAAAAGTAGGTATTAATGGCTTTGGTAGAATAGGTAGAAATTTCTTTAGGGCAGCATTAAAGAAGAATGTAGACCTTGATATAGTCGCATTCAATGACTTGACTGATGCTAAGACATTAGCACATCTATTAAAATACGATTCAACATTTGGCAGATTTGAAGGCGAAGTTGAAGCAAAAGAAAATTCATTACTTGTAAATGGCAAAGAAATACAAATCATAAAAGAAACAGATCCAGCAAAGCTTCCATGGAAGGACCTTGGCGTTGACGTTGTAATTGAATCAACAGGAAGATTTACAAATAAAGACGATGCTGTAAAACATATTCAGGCTGGAGCAAAAAAAGTAATAATTACTGCACCTGCAAAGAATGAAGACATTACAATAGTTATGGGCGTAAATGAAGAAAAATATGATCCTAAAGCACACAATGTAATATCAAATGCTTCATGTACGACTAACTGCTTAGCACCATTTGCAAAAGTTCTACATAACAAATTCACAATTAAAAGAGGTTTAATGACAACTGTACACTCATATACAAATGACCAAAGGATTCTTGACCTTCCACACAAAGATTTGAGAAGAGCAAGAGCTGCAGCATTATCTATCATCCCTACAACAACAGGTGCAGCAAAGGCTGTTGCATTGGTTCTCCCAGAATTAAAAGGAAAATTAAATGGTTTCGCTATGAGAGTACCAACACCAGATGTATCTGTTGTTGACCTTGTTGCAGAACTTGAGAAAAATGTAACTGTTGAAGAAGTAAATGCGGCATTAAAAGCAGCATCAGAAAATGAACTCAAAGGAATCCTCGGATACACAGATGAACCATTGGTATCAATGGACTTTAAAGGTGATTCACGTTCATCAATAGTTGATGGTTTATCAACAATGGTTATGGAAGGCAATCTTGTAAAAGTAGTTTCATGGTATGACAATGAATGGGGTTATTCAAACAGGGTTGTTGACCTTGCTAAATATGTAGCAGATAGACTATAAAAACAGCGTGGGACAGGGAATGTTCTTTGTCCCACAATATCTCATTGATAGGAGGTTTATAAATGAAAAAAACTGTAAGGGATATTGATGTCAATGGGAAAAAGGTTTTAGTCAGAGTTGATTTTAATGTACCCATGGACAAAGATAAAAATATTACAGATGATA
This portion of the Thermoanaerobacterium sp. RBIITD genome encodes:
- a CDS encoding V-type ATP synthase subunit A codes for the protein MKEGKVIKVSGPLVIAEGLDDAKMFDVVRVSDKGLIGEIIEMRGSRASIQVYEETSGLGPGDPVYSTGVPLSVELGPGLIGSIFDGIQRPLDAIQEMVGATIKRGVHVNPIDHEKKWKFEPIVKVGDKVVSGDIIGKVKETTVVEHRIMVPCGIEGEIVEIQNGEYTVEDVVAKVKTAKGIVDLCMLQKWPVRKIRPYKEKLSPEEPMITGQRVIDTFFPVTKGGTACIPGPFGSGKTVVQHQLAKWADAEIVVYIGCGERGNEMTDVLMEFPELKDPKTGEPLMKRTVLIANTSNMPVAAREASIYTGITIAEYFRDMGYSVALMADSTSRWAEALREMSGRLEEMPGEEGYPAYLASRLAEFYERAGYVRCLGSQEREGAVTAVGAVSPPGGDLSEPVTQATLRVVKVFWALDATLAFARHFPAINWLTSYSLYLDKTNEWANEHIASDWRDLRSTAIRLLQDEANLEEIVRLVGIDALSVYDRLTLEITKSIREDFLHQNAFDEIDTYTSIKKQYRMLRAIILLYEEAKKAIDSGASFRSVTEVKVREKISRMKYISENNLSEFDNIENEIKEQMASLIKEENVNA
- a CDS encoding V-type ATP synthase subunit B, translating into MLKEYRTIREVAGPLMLVDNVSGVKYNELVEIELKNGEIRRGQVLEVNEDKALVQLFEGSTGININEGKVRFLGRSIELGVSIDMLGRIFDGFGRPKDNGPRIIPEKKLDINGEPLNPVARDYPSEFIQTGISAIDGLNTLVRGQKLPIFSASGLPHNELAAQIARQSKVLGAESKFAVVFGAMGITFEEANFFINDFRRTGAIDRSVLFINLANDPAIERIATPRMALTAAEYLAFEKDMHVLVILTDMTNYCEALREISAARREVPGRRGYPGYMYTDLSTIYERAGRVKDKNGSITQIPILTMPEDDKTHPIPDLTGYITEGQIILNREIMRRGINPPIDVLQSLSRLKDKGIGKGKTREDHADTMNQLFAAYAHGKESKELAVVLGEAALSDTDKLYASFSDEFEKRYIKQGSDENRTIEETLNLGWQLLTLLPKSELKRVRDEYIEKYLPKKNETAKGDK
- a CDS encoding V-type ATP synthase subunit D: MRLAVNPNRMELTKLRRRLNVAERGHKLLKDKQDGLIQKYVDLVKQNKKMREDIEKDLVYALKNFLMARAVMSSEALEESIMFPKMEVDIDIKYKSIMSVVIPKIEISKQKVSEGGEIPYSFISTSAELDSAISILNNLLPRLLELAEVEKTVKLLSIEIEKTRRRVNALEYIMIPQLEETIKFISMKLDENERGNITRLMKVKEMANQNTI
- a CDS encoding acylphosphatase, encoding MKKMVHLKLTGYVQGVGLRYSVYRMACNLNITGYAKNLYDGSVEIVAEGDEENIKELIYYIKNGLRWAQVDNVEEKWEDYKGEYSNFDIR
- a CDS encoding CehA/McbA family metallohydrolase; amino-acid sequence: MKQKETFNDELNPRVYRFEGILTSTDRKKYYEYSFEVYEDVNRITIELRYNEETGNIITTTVFDPCGFRGRGAKRSKRNAILMDISNNPTPGVVPGAIVPGKWILEVEPADIYGFCLYEIVIKLFRGSGEEIYTKIKSRETIINPNAGWYKGELHLHSIESDGIESVSSLISMAEEEKLDYIAITDHNTVSQWSKFVTSDTLAILKGIELSTYNGHANVYGVKNWIDWRVGYNGLNVDTIIDLVHQDGGIISINHPCAPSLDGHLCWSHDTDYSKVDAIEIWNAPWLSLNGDGNKKARKLWDKLLNKGYKIAGIGGSDLHQIDGILKKLGKMLTYIYCDNLSNKSIIDGIKKCKAFVTMGPYIDFTIENETEKVSIGDSIGSGIVKLNIVARDIVKGNDIVIVKDGEIEKKIKADKGSVTYEYTGNLQQGSWYRIEIYDNNRNENDELVAITNPIWGR
- the rpoN gene encoding RNA polymerase factor sigma-54 — encoded protein: MKADLGLNLKQVQKLIMTPELKQAIEILQLNSYELNDLITTETENNPLLEIVENDKDNMFETYMDIYKYNTLESSDYSGEDEEKDEIGFDNIISDRTSLMDHLMFQLHITPVPKKIREICKTIIYYLDSNGYLNENLKNIKETYKYNDRDIQEALSIVQTFDPPGIAARNLNECLKLQLISKNLYNGILKEIVDNYLSEVGDNRLSYVAKKLNTDIREIQKAVDEIKKLNPKPGANFSSYNDVRYVLPDAYIKKINDEYIVLINDSLYPGLKINKTYENILRQTDDDNIKKYLSSKMQSALWLIKSIESRRDTLYKVLKAIVNEQREFFERGQKYIKPMNLKQIADIVGVHESTVSRAINGKFVDTPLGVYEIKHFFQNGIKNNEGEKYSAEMLKELIKQFIDNEDSKKPLSDQKIVELMLKKNISISRRTVTKYREELNIPSSAKRKRY
- a CDS encoding sugar-binding domain-containing protein — translated: MNDIISLQQKIVPELIELLQKRYTIMRNIYFSQPIGRRALSYQLNLGERVIRTEVSFLKSQGLININPLGMTVTKEGEDLIDELKEFIHELKGLNNMEKTLAKCLKLKKVIVIPGDVDSDPLIRKDMGKSAANYLKSIIKHDSIIALTGGSTVMEVANEMPQSYTTSEIMVVPARGGLGRDVEKQANTIASVLAKKLGGSYKMLHVPDNIGKEAIKTLLHEPDIKDVVDILKKADVVLFGIGRADVMADRRNLSQAIKDYLKKVGATSEALGYYLNKNGETVYETPSIFLTKEDLKRIKNLIAVSGGKSKAEAILSTCNSGTVDVLITDEGAAFEMLKSC
- the gap gene encoding type I glyceraldehyde-3-phosphate dehydrogenase, which encodes MTVKVGINGFGRIGRNFFRAALKKNVDLDIVAFNDLTDAKTLAHLLKYDSTFGRFEGEVEAKENSLLVNGKEIQIIKETDPAKLPWKDLGVDVVIESTGRFTNKDDAVKHIQAGAKKVIITAPAKNEDITIVMGVNEEKYDPKAHNVISNASCTTNCLAPFAKVLHNKFTIKRGLMTTVHSYTNDQRILDLPHKDLRRARAAALSIIPTTTGAAKAVALVLPELKGKLNGFAMRVPTPDVSVVDLVAELEKNVTVEEVNAALKAASENELKGILGYTDEPLVSMDFKGDSRSSIVDGLSTMVMEGNLVKVVSWYDNEWGYSNRVVDLAKYVADRL